Proteins encoded together in one Anaerotignum faecicola window:
- the lspA gene encoding signal peptidase II encodes MFAIIIGAVLLTAIDQVSKFLAVANLKPVGNITVIDGFFDLTFVENRGAAFGILNGHRWLFIAITVAVTIAAFFYLNKMKECDRVHNILKFSVMLILSGAWGNALDRLFRGYVVDYFEFTFINYPVFNVADIYVVCGTVILAVLLLFFIKDEPEKKKG; translated from the coding sequence ATGTTTGCTATTATAATCGGCGCCGTTTTGCTTACGGCGATTGACCAGGTTTCAAAATTTCTGGCTGTTGCAAATCTCAAGCCTGTCGGAAATATAACTGTAATAGACGGTTTTTTTGATTTGACTTTTGTCGAAAACAGGGGAGCCGCTTTCGGAATCCTTAACGGACATAGGTGGCTTTTTATTGCAATTACTGTCGCAGTGACAATAGCGGCTTTTTTCTATTTGAATAAGATGAAGGAATGCGACAGGGTTCACAATATACTTAAATTTTCTGTTATGCTGATACTTTCCGGCGCGTGGGGAAATGCGCTTGACAGGCTTTTCAGGGGATACGTTGTGGATTATTTTGAATTTACATTTATAAATTATCCGGTATTTAATGTGGCGGATATATATGTAGTGTGCGGCACGGTGATTTTGGCTGTGCTTTTGCTGTTTTTTATAAAAGACGAACCGGAAAAAAAGAAAGGATAA
- the aroB gene encoding 3-dehydroquinate synthase: protein MKEIDVVTKNKMYPISVGMEFGGLSDLACRCGLNGRTLCIVSDSNVAPIYIEKIKAAFKDSFSAVYEYIFKAGEKSKNIETVKGMYDFFLDKKLDRKTVIAGLGGGVCGDMAGFAAATYLRGVKFIQIPTTLLAQVDSSVGGKVGIDYKNSKNVVGAFYQPDFVYINTETIRTLPKREFSAGMAEVIKYGLIADAEFYNFIKTHKYEIKNYDSEIISQMILKCCKIKADVVSKDEKEDGLREILNFGHTIGHAVETVKNFELLHGECVAAGMAAVLNISLNRGYIEKGFLDEFTELIEFFGLPPHISGIDCEAVYKQMFFDKKVRDNKINFVIMKSLGNVFRTDSVSKEEAVEAIKSISG from the coding sequence TTGAAAGAAATAGACGTTGTTACCAAAAATAAAATGTACCCGATTTCGGTTGGAATGGAGTTTGGAGGTCTGTCCGATTTGGCGTGCAGGTGCGGCCTTAACGGGAGGACGCTTTGTATTGTGTCAGACAGCAATGTTGCGCCTATTTATATTGAAAAGATCAAGGCTGCCTTTAAAGACAGCTTTTCTGCCGTTTACGAGTACATATTCAAAGCCGGTGAAAAAAGCAAAAATATTGAAACGGTTAAGGGGATGTATGATTTTTTCCTTGACAAAAAACTTGACAGGAAAACGGTAATAGCCGGGCTTGGCGGAGGCGTATGCGGGGATATGGCCGGCTTTGCGGCGGCTACGTATCTAAGGGGCGTAAAGTTTATACAGATACCTACGACCCTGCTTGCACAGGTTGACAGCAGTGTTGGCGGAAAAGTAGGCATAGACTACAAAAACAGCAAAAACGTTGTAGGAGCCTTTTACCAGCCCGATTTTGTGTACATAAATACGGAAACAATTAGAACTCTTCCTAAGAGGGAATTTTCTGCCGGAATGGCCGAAGTTATTAAATACGGACTTATAGCCGACGCGGAATTTTATAATTTTATAAAGACGCATAAGTATGAAATTAAAAATTACGACAGTGAAATCATATCCCAAATGATTTTAAAATGCTGTAAAATAAAAGCCGATGTTGTTTCAAAGGACGAAAAAGAGGACGGCCTAAGGGAGATACTTAATTTTGGGCATACAATAGGGCATGCAGTTGAAACCGTTAAAAATTTTGAGCTTCTGCACGGCGAGTGTGTGGCTGCCGGTATGGCGGCTGTATTAAATATATCGTTAAACAGAGGATATATAGAAAAAGGCTTTTTGGATGAATTTACGGAACTTATTGAATTTTTCGGCCTGCCGCCGCATATTTCCGGAATAGACTGTGAAGCCGTATATAAACAGATGTTTTTTGACAAGAAAGTTAGGGATAATAAGATTAATTTTGTCATTATGAAGTCTTTGGGGAATGTATTCAGGACGGATTCCGTTTCAAAAGAAGAAGCGGTTGAAGCTATTAAAAGTATATCAGGGTGA
- a CDS encoding YlmH/Sll1252 family protein → MLDKQALLRNVYQPDERLLLAKVLDQADFSLKRHSDTFTDFCDPKKMETVMSVIRNISGINFFIFGGSGECERRIIGFCPDYREIENFDFPIKAVKVSANMKFSKELSHRDFLGSVLGLGIDRGKVGDIFIFDNYSIIFAFDDIAEYIAANLERVGRTAVKTEIMEICDIQMPEKNVVEKSITVASLRLDAVIGGIFNISRGKASDLIEGEKVFINWLSVTNVSKPVKEGDMISVRGLGRAKFMSLNGKTKKGRIGIVVEKYI, encoded by the coding sequence ATGCTTGACAAACAAGCTTTATTGCGCAATGTTTATCAGCCTGACGAAAGGCTTTTGCTTGCAAAGGTCCTGGATCAGGCTGATTTTAGTTTAAAGCGGCATTCGGATACGTTTACGGATTTCTGCGACCCGAAAAAAATGGAAACGGTTATGTCGGTTATTAGGAATATAAGCGGCATAAACTTTTTTATTTTTGGCGGAAGCGGCGAGTGCGAGAGGCGTATAATTGGGTTTTGTCCCGATTACAGGGAGATTGAAAATTTTGATTTTCCTATTAAGGCCGTTAAAGTTTCAGCCAATATGAAATTTTCCAAAGAGTTATCCCACAGGGATTTCCTCGGTTCGGTTCTGGGCCTTGGAATTGACAGGGGAAAAGTCGGCGATATATTTATATTTGACAATTATTCCATTATTTTTGCGTTCGACGATATTGCGGAATACATAGCGGCCAATCTTGAACGGGTTGGCAGAACTGCCGTAAAAACTGAAATAATGGAAATTTGCGATATACAAATGCCTGAGAAAAATGTTGTTGAAAAAAGCATAACCGTCGCCTCTTTAAGGCTCGACGCCGTAATAGGGGGGATTTTTAACATTTCAAGAGGAAAGGCGTCCGATTTAATAGAAGGCGAAAAAGTCTTTATTAATTGGCTTTCGGTTACAAATGTTTCAAAGCCCGTTAAAGAAGGAGATATGATTTCAGTTCGAGGGCTTGGGCGCGCAAAATTTATGTCTTTGAACGGAAAGACAAAAAAAGGCCGGATTGGCATTGTAGTTGAAAAATATATTTAG
- a CDS encoding RluA family pseudouridine synthase, translating to METFTVAAEDEFINKRIDCFVSETEDSLSRSQAQKLIESGNILVNGKNVKSNYKIRKNDIVYIEIPDPEPLEIEAEDIKLDILYEDDDVIVINKPQGMVVHPAPGHYSGTLVNALMYHCRDGLSGINGCMRPGIVHRIDMNTSGALMAAKSDAAHRGLAIQLAEHSITRKYNAVVFNNIKTDEGTIDKPIGRNPKDRKKMAVLQAGGRRAVTHYTVIERFGKYTFIEAKLETGRTHQIRVHMASIGHPLLGDEVYGSAKQPFKLNGQVLHARILGFVHPVSGEYMEFEAPLPEYFQKLLEKLR from the coding sequence ATGGAAACATTTACTGTGGCTGCCGAAGATGAATTTATAAATAAAAGGATTGATTGTTTTGTTTCCGAAACGGAAGATTCATTGTCGCGCAGTCAGGCACAAAAATTAATAGAATCCGGAAATATACTTGTTAATGGAAAAAATGTAAAAAGCAATTATAAGATTAGGAAAAACGATATTGTATATATAGAAATACCTGATCCGGAGCCTTTGGAGATTGAAGCCGAGGACATTAAGCTTGATATACTTTATGAGGACGATGACGTTATAGTTATAAATAAGCCTCAGGGAATGGTTGTGCATCCGGCTCCGGGACATTACAGCGGCACTCTTGTAAACGCTCTTATGTACCATTGCAGGGATGGGCTTTCGGGCATAAACGGCTGCATGAGGCCCGGTATTGTTCATAGGATTGATATGAATACTTCAGGAGCGCTTATGGCGGCAAAAAGCGACGCCGCCCACAGAGGCCTTGCCATTCAGCTTGCCGAACATTCCATAACAAGAAAATACAACGCCGTTGTTTTTAACAACATTAAAACGGATGAGGGGACTATTGATAAACCTATAGGACGTAATCCCAAAGACCGGAAAAAAATGGCCGTTTTGCAGGCAGGGGGAAGGCGTGCGGTTACTCACTATACAGTAATTGAGCGGTTCGGAAAGTACACGTTTATTGAGGCGAAACTTGAAACAGGGCGTACTCACCAAATAAGGGTTCATATGGCGAGTATCGGACACCCGCTTTTGGGAGACGAGGTTTACGGAAGTGCAAAGCAGCCGTTTAAGCTTAACGGACAGGTTCTCCATGCAAGGATTCTCGGCTTTGTACATCCTGTAAGCGGCGAGTATATGGAGTTTGAAGCTCCTCTTCCCGAATATTTTCAAAAGCTTTTAGAAAAACTTAGATAG
- a CDS encoding YggS family pyridoxal phosphate-dependent enzyme, with protein sequence MSSIKDNIAEINRRIEAAAVKSGRTREDVTFIVVSKTIDVPRIKEAVEAGEINLGENKVQEIMDKYEYMGDGVKWHLIGHLQTNKVKYIIDKVELIHSVDSVKLAEEISKRAVQKGIDARILLEINIAGEESKFGLKPEDTEHVVREIAKLSNISIKGLMTVAPFVENSEENRIYFRRMKELLVDINSKNIDNVNMDTLSMGMTGDYEVAVEEGATMVRIGTGVFGPRLYPEKIN encoded by the coding sequence ATGTCAAGTATTAAAGATAATATTGCGGAAATTAACAGAAGGATAGAAGCGGCCGCGGTTAAAAGCGGGAGAACAAGAGAGGACGTAACTTTTATAGTTGTAAGCAAGACTATAGACGTGCCGCGTATTAAAGAGGCCGTTGAAGCCGGCGAGATAAATCTCGGGGAAAATAAAGTTCAGGAAATAATGGATAAATACGAATATATGGGAGATGGAGTTAAATGGCATCTTATCGGACATTTGCAAACTAATAAAGTTAAGTATATAATAGATAAAGTTGAACTTATCCATTCGGTAGACAGCGTTAAGCTTGCTGAAGAAATTTCAAAAAGGGCCGTACAGAAAGGTATTGACGCAAGAATACTGCTTGAAATTAATATTGCAGGCGAAGAAAGTAAGTTTGGCCTTAAACCGGAGGATACGGAGCATGTTGTGAGAGAAATTGCTAAATTGTCTAATATTTCGATAAAAGGGCTCATGACAGTAGCGCCTTTTGTTGAAAATTCGGAAGAAAACAGGATTTATTTCAGACGAATGAAGGAATTACTTGTTGACATCAACAGTAAAAATATTGATAATGTAAATATGGACACGTTATCTATGGGAATGACAGGGGACTATGAAGTTGCCGTTGAGGAGGGGGCGACCATGGTCAGGATTGGAACAGGGGTGTTTGGTCCAAGGCTGTACCCTGAAAAAATAAACTGA
- a CDS encoding cell division protein SepF: MGLFDKMKNVFAPDDDDYYDDDLGMEEDEEQEPLYNPRNNDYSSSGPSYRRRELRADSKVVNINTNIQMQVRIINPVKYEDAQEICDEVKARKPVVVNLEKMEYPTAQRIMDFLSGTCYSLDGTIQKVASNIYIIAPENVSVSGDLKEELKTSGLILPWASQGK; this comes from the coding sequence GTGGGACTTTTTGATAAGATGAAGAATGTATTTGCACCTGACGATGATGATTATTATGATGATGATTTGGGGATGGAGGAAGACGAGGAGCAGGAGCCTTTATATAATCCGCGAAACAATGATTATTCATCTTCGGGGCCTTCTTACAGAAGAAGGGAGTTAAGGGCAGATTCAAAAGTTGTTAACATCAACACTAATATACAAATGCAGGTTCGTATAATAAATCCTGTTAAATATGAAGACGCACAGGAAATATGCGATGAAGTAAAGGCAAGGAAACCGGTTGTTGTTAACCTTGAAAAGATGGAGTATCCTACAGCCCAGCGCATTATGGACTTTTTAAGCGGCACATGCTATTCTCTTGACGGAACAATCCAGAAAGTTGCAAGCAATATATACATAATTGCGCCTGAAAACGTTTCCGTTTCAGGCGATCTGAAAGAGGAACTTAAAACAAGCGGCTTAATTCTTCCATGGGCAAGCCAGGGCAAGTAA
- a CDS encoding YggT family protein, with translation MESLLLNSIDTFFRLLYFLIFIRIIMSWIPGASQSGIGNLLYSLTEPILGPVRHWMDKSPIGGGMMLDFSPVIALFLMQVVSIVLKNIVIMIF, from the coding sequence ATGGAAAGTTTATTATTAAATTCGATTGACACATTTTTCAGGCTTTTGTATTTCCTTATTTTCATAAGGATAATTATGTCATGGATTCCGGGGGCCAGCCAAAGCGGCATAGGCAATTTATTATACAGCTTGACGGAACCTATACTCGGACCTGTCAGGCACTGGATGGATAAATCTCCCATAGGCGGTGGAATGATGCTTGATTTTTCGCCGGTTATAGCTTTATTTTTAATGCAGGTGGTTTCTATTGTGCTTAAAAACATAGTTATTATGATTTTTTAG